DNA from Micromonospora nigra:
TCGGGTTATGGCCGCAGACCTGCTCGGCCCGGCCGAGATCCGGGACCTCGCCGCCCGCCTCGGCGTGGCCCCCACCAAGAAGCTCGGCCAGAACTTCGTGCACGACCCCAACACCGTCCGCCGCATCGTCACCGCCGCCGGCCTCACCGGAGACGACGTGGCCCTGGAGGTCGGCCCCGGCCTCGGCTCGCTGACCCTCGGCCTGCTGCCCGTCGCCGCCCACGTGCACGCCGTCGAGATCGACCGGGCGCTCGCCGGGGCGCTGGCCGACACCGCCGCGCGACACGCCGGCCCCGACGCCGCCCGGCTCACCGTGCACCACGCCGACGCGCTGCGCGTACGCGCCGCCGACCTCACCGACCCCGCGCCCACCGCCCTGGTGGCGAACCTGCCGTACAACGTGGCCGTTCCCGTCGTGCTGCACCTGCTCGCCGAGCTGCCCAGCCTGCGCCACGGCCTGGTGATGGTGCAGAAGGAGGTCGCCGACCGGCTCGTCGCCGGCCCCGGCTCCAAGGTGTACGGCGTGCCCTCGGTCAAGCTCGCCTGGTACGCCCACGCCCGCGCCGCCGGCCGGGTGCCCCCGAACGTGTTCTGGCCGGTGCCCAACGTCGACTCCGGCCTGGTCGCCTTCACCCGCCGCGAACCGCCCCGCCCCGACGTACCCCGGGAACGGGTGTTCGCCGTCGTGGACGCCGCCTTCGCCCAGCGCCGCAAGACCCTGCGCGCGGCTCTCGCCGGCTGGGCCGGCAGCCCCGACCGGGCCGCCGGAGCACTCACCGCCGCCGGGGTCGACCCGGGCGCACGCGGGGAGTCACTCACCGTCGACCAGTTCGCCGCCGTGGCCGCGTCGGCCCCCGACCGCCCGACCGCCGCCCACTAGGCTGACGCCGGTGCCGGTGCGCGGCGCCGCCGGGCCGTCGCGCACAATCCGGGTGACGTGTACGCGTGACGGCGGTGGCCCCGACCACCGCCACCGTCTGACGGCGGCCGCCCTCCGGGCAGCCGCCGCTGCCGCCGAGGAGCTGACCGTGGAGATGCCGCTCGACATCCGGCTGCGTTCCCGGGGCGGCACCCCGTGACCGAGGCCTGGCGACCGGACGACGACGGGCGACGGGGCGCCGCCGGGCCGGTCCGGGTGCGGGTGCCCGCGAAGGTCAACCTGCACCTCGGGGTGGGGCCGCTGCGCCGCGACGGCTACCACGAGTTGAACACCGTCTACCACGCGATCTCCATCCACGACGAGCTGACCGCCCGCCGGGGCGACACCCTCGCCCTGACCATGGAGGGCGAGGGTGCCGGCGAGCTGGCGCTCGACGACAGCAACCTGGTCATCCGGGCCGCCCACGCCCTCGCCGGGTACGCCGGCGTGATGCCCCACGCCCGGCTGCACCTGCGCAAGCAGATCCCGCTCGCCGGAGGGCTGGCCGGTGGCAGCGCGGACGCCGCCGCCGCCCTGGTCGCCTGCGACGCCCTCTGGGGCACCGGGCTGTCCCGCGACGAGTTGGCCGGGATCGCCGCCGACCTCGGCTCCGACGTGCCGTTCCTGATCCACGGCGGCACCGCCCTCGGCACCGGCCGCGGCGAGGCGGTGAGTCCCGTGCTGGCCCGCCCCAGCTCGTGGCACTGGGTGGTCGCCATCGCCGACGGCGGCCTGTCCACCCCCGCCGCCTACCGGGAGTTGGACCGGCTCCGTGACGCCGGCACCGCCGGCGTACCCCTGGGCAGCACCGACGCGCTGCTCGCCGCGCTGCGCCAGCGTGACCCCCGGGTCCTCGCCGCCACCCTCGGCAACGACCTCCAGGACGCGGCGCTGGCCATGCGTCCCGCCCTGGCCGACACCCTCAAGGCGGGCGAGGCGGCGGGCGCGCTCGCCGGCATCGTCTCCGGTTCCGGGCCGACCTGCGTCTTCCTCGCCGCCGACGCGTCCGACGCCGAACGGATCGCCGGCGAGCTGGACACCGCGGGGGTGTGCCGGCAGGCCCGCACCGCACACGGCCCGGTGGCGGGCGCCCGCATCGTCTGACCCCAGCCGCATGCCACGGCGTGCGGGACGCGGCGGCGGGCGTGGCGTGCGGTGCGCGGTGGCCGGGGTCGTCGGGGCGTGGCGTGCGGAGCGCGGGTGGCCGGGGCCGCCGCGTACCCTGGAAGGCCAGGCGTCCCCAGGTGCCCGCCGGCACCCGGGACGCCTTGATCATGGAAGGTGGGGTCGTGGCCAACATCGTCAACCTGGACCGGGTGTCCAAGGGCTACGGCGCGGCCGGGCCGCTGCTCACCGAGGTGTCCCTCGGGCTCGACGACGCCGACCGGATCGGCGTGGTCGGCCTCAACGGTGCCGGCAAGTCGACCCTGCTGCGGCTGCTCACCCGCGGCGAGGAACCCGACGACGGTCGGGTCACCCACCGGCGTGACCTGCGGGTGCTCTGGCTGCCGCAGAACCTGACCCTCAGCCCCGACGCCACCGTGCGGGACGTGGTCCTCGGCACCGAGTGGCTCGCCGAGAGCATGGGCGCCGAACACGAGTGGGCCGGCGACGCGGGCGTGCGGGCCATCCTCGACGGCCTCGGCATGCCCTACCTGGGGCTCGACCAGCCCGTCGGCCCGATGTCCGGTGGCGAGCGCCGCCGGGTCGCCCTCGCCGCGCTGCTCGTCCGCGAATCCGACCTGCTCATCCTCGACGAGCCCACCAACCACCTCGACGTCGGCGGGGTCGACTGGCTCGCCCGGCACCTCGTCGCTCGCAAGGGCGCGCTCGTCGTGGTCACCCACGACCGGTGGTTCCTCGACGCGGTCTGCACCACCACCTGGGAGGTCGCCGACCAGACCGTCCGGGCGTACGAGGGCGGCTTCGCCGCCTGGACCCTCGCCCGCGTCGAGCGGGAACGCGTCGCCGCCGCCACCGAGGCCCGCCGGCAGAACCTGCTCCGCAAGGAGATCGCCTGGCTGCGCCGGGGACCACCCGCCCGCACCTCCAAGCCGAAGTTCCGCATCGACGCGGCCAACGAGCTGATCGCGGACGTGCCGCCGCCGCGCGACACCATGTCCCTGCAACGGCTCGCCACCGCCCGGCTGGGCAAGCAGGTGTACGACCTGGCGCAGGTCACCCTGCACGCCGGCCCGAAGGAGATCCTGCGGGACGTCACCTGGCAGGTCGGTCCCGGCGACCGGATCGCCATCCTCGGCCGCAACGGCGCGGGCAAGACCACCCTGCTGCGGATGCTCGCCGGAGTCACCCGCCCCGACGGCGGGCGCTTCGCCGTCGGCTCCACGGTGCGTCCGGCGTTCCTCTCCCAGGAACTCGCCGAACTCCCCGCCCACCTGCGCGTCCTCGAAGCCGTCGAGGAGGTCGCCCGGCGCGTCCAGCTCGGCGACCGGGAGATCTCCGCCGCCCAGCTAGCCGAGATCTTCGGCTTCGACGACCGGCGGCTGTGGACCCCCGTCGGGGACCTCTCCGGCGGGGAACGTCGCCGCCTCCAGATGCTGCGGCTGCTCGCCGGGGAACCGAACGTGCTGCTGTTCGACGAGCCCACGAACGACCTCGACACCGACACCCTCGCCGCGCTGGAGGACCTGCTCGACTCCTGGCCCGGCACCATCGTCGTCGCCAGCCACGACCGGTACCTCGTCGAACGGGTCGCCGACGCCACGTACGGCATGTTCGGCGACGGCCGGCTCGTACACCTGCCGGGCGGCGTCGACGAGTATCTGGCCCGGGCCGACCCGACCCCGTCGGGCGGTGCCGCGCCCGCCGCCCCCGGGGACCCCGCCGCGCCCGCCGCCGGCATGTCCGCCGCCGAGGCCCGGCAGGCCCGCAAGGACCTGGCCCGGCTCGAACGCCAGGTCGCCAAACTGGAGCAGAAGGAGCAGACGCTGCTCGGCCAGCTCGCCACACACGCCACCGACTACGCGAAGGTCGCCGAACTCGACGCACACCTCAAGGAGGTCCGCGCCGAACGCGAACAGGTCGAGGAGGCGTGGCTCGCGCTCGCCGAGGAGATCCCGACGGCCTGACCGGTGCGCGCGTGCGACCCGTGTGCGGCGTCACACGGCCACGTGCGGGAGAATCCTGATCGACCCCCCACCGAACGGTCTTGGAGACTCAGACATGGCCCACACCCCCGTCAACCACCCCGCGCGGCCGATCTACCGGGCGATCGGCGGGCTGACCGGTCTGTACCTGGTCGTCTTCGGGGCGCTCGGCATCATCGCCAGCGCCGGCAACGAACTGCTCGCCCAGGACGACACCCTGGTCCTCGGGCAGGGCACCAACCTCGGCTTCTCGCTGCTGAGCACGCTGCTCGGGGTCGTGGTGCTGGCCGGCACGGCCCTCGGCCGCAACATCGACGTCGCGATCAACCAGTGGCTGGCGTACCTGCTCATGGTGGTCAGTCTCGCCGGGCTCGCCTTCCTCCGCACCGAGGCGAACATCTTCAACCTCAACGTGCTGACCGTCGTCGTGCTCATGGTGGCGGGTCTGGTCCTGCTGATGGCCGGCATGTACGGCAAGGTCGGCACCGACGAGGAGAAGGAAGCCTGGCAGAAGGCCCGCCTCGTGCTCTGACCGCCCCGACCCGCGCCACGTCGTCCCGCCCCGCCGGCAGACCCACCGCCGTGCCGGGCGGGACGACGGCGTTCCAGGGCCCGTCGTGCCGGACCCGTCCTCCAGGGGCCCGTCCTCCATGGGCCCGTCGGGCCGGGGCCCGTCGCTCCAGGGGCCGGTCGGGCCGGGGTCCGCCGATCCTGCCCGGACGGTCTGCGGCGGTTCGGGCGACACCAGGCGGGCGGTGCGCGACAATTCGTCCCAAAGCCTGCACCCGGCCACAGGAGGGGCGATGCCGCACTTTCCGATCAACCATCCCGCGCGGCCGCTCTACCGGGTCCTCGCCGGCCTGATCGGCCTCTACATCCTGGTCTTCGGCGTGTGGGGGGTCGCCCAGACCCTGGGCGACCCTCTGTTCGACCGGGGCAGCAACTGGGTCCTCGGACTCCGCACCAACCTGGCCTTCTCGCTGGCGTCCGTGCTCTTCGGGGCCGTGCTCATCATCGGGGCGTCGCGCCGGGGCAACCTCGGCCACTACATGAACCTCACCGCCGGCGTGGTCTTCCTGGTCACCAGCATCCTGATGATGTCCGTGCTGCAGACCGACGCCAACATCCTGAACTTCTCGATGTCCACCGTCATCATCTCGATGGTCTTCGGCCTGGTCCTGCTCGGCACCGGCCTGTACGACAAGGTCGGCCCACCCGAGCACGCCGAGGAGGCACAGCGCCACCGCAGCCACCCCGTCTCCCAGGGCGAACGCTGACCGGAACTCAGCGCCCCCGAACCGTGATCAGACCCGGCTTCGCCTCCAGATGGGACAGCCCGTTCCAGGACAGGTTCACCAGGTGCGCGGCCACGGTCTCCTTGCGCGGCTTGCGCACCTCCAGCCACCAACTGCCCGTCAGCGCCACCATGCCCACCAGGGCCTGTGAGTAGAGCTCGGCCAACTTCGGGTCGTACCCCCGGCTCGAGAACTCCGCACCGAGGATGTGCTCCACCTGGTGCGCCACGTCGTTCATCACGCTGCTGAAGTTCCCGGCCGCCGACATCACCGGCGACTCCCGGACCAGCACCCGGAACCCGCTGGTCTCCTCCTCGATGTAACCGAGCAGGGCCAACGCGGCCTGCTCCAGCAACTCGCGTGGGTGCCCGGCGGTCAGGGCCGTGGTGATCCGGTCCAGCAGCGCCCGGACCTCCCGGTCCACCACCACCGCGTACAGGCCCTCCTTGCCGCCGAAGTGCTCGTAGATCACCGGCTTGGAGACCTTGGCGCGGGACGCCACCTCCTCGATCGAGGTGGCGTCGAATCCGCGTTCGGCGAAGAGCTGCCGACCGATCGAGATCAGCTGCTCGCGGCGTTGCGCCGCCGACATGCGTACCCGGGAGGTGGGCTTGGTCGCGGACACCGCCCGGCGGCGGCCCGCGGCCCCCTCGTCGCTGGGGACGTCCGCCATGTCGCCGCCTCGCCGGCGCTCGGTGACGCCCTGTCGTGGGATGTTGCCTGCGTCGTGCCCGGTCACCCGGCCATCCTGCCAGGTGGACCGACCGAACCACCGCCCGGTTCAGCCGCGCGGGGGCGGTTCCACCAGCTTGGCCGTGATCCGCTCCGGCTTCGGCCAGCGCACGTCCGAGGCCGCTCCCACCCTCTCGAACAGCCAGATCGTCCGGGCCGAGATGTCGATCTGACCACGCAGCACACCGTGCCGGGCGCTGGTGGGGTCGGCGTGGTGCAGATTGTGCCAGCTTTCCCCGAACGACAGGATCGCCAGCGGCCAGAAGTTGGCCGCCCGGTCGCCCTGCCGCACCGCGAACGGACGCTCACCGTAGACGTGGCAGATCGAGTTGATCGCCCAGGTCACGTGGTGCAGCAACGCGATGCGGACCAGACCCGCCCAGAACAGCGCCGTCAGCGCGCCCGACCAGGACCAGGTCAGCAGCCCGCCCATGGCGGCCGGCCCGAGCACCGAGACGGTCACCAGCAGCGGGAACAGCCGGTCGACCCGGCGGATGTCACGGTCGGCGAGCAGGTCCGGGGCGAACCGCTGCCGGTTGGACAGCTCGCGCCCGAACAGCCAGCCCACGTGTGCGTGGAACAACCCCCGGGTCAGCCCCCACACGCTCGCGCCGTACCGCCACGGCGAGTGCGGGTCGCCCTCCAGGTCGGAGAAGGCGTGGTGACGCCGGTGGTCGGCCACCCACTGGATGATCTCGCCCTGCACGGCGAGGGACCCGCATGCCGCCAGCGCCACCCGCAGCCACCGCTTCGCCTTGAACGACCCGTGGGTGAAGTAGCGGTGGTAGCCGACGGTGACGCCCAGCCCCGACAGCACGTACCAGAACAGGGCCACGCCCACGTCCGTCCAGCTCAACCAGCCGCCCCAGGCCACCGGGACGGCAGCCGCCAGGGCCGCGAACGGGACCGTCACGAACGCCCAGAGCGCGACCAGGATGCCCCGGGACTGGCTGCCCTGGGTGAGCGGTCGAGGGCCGGCGGAGTGGGGATCGAGCAGGGCGCTGGACATGGACACCTCGCAACGGGACGGTGACGACGATCACAAGCTACGCCTACGTCACCGTAACTTAGGGGCTCCGGGATCGCAGCGGACAGCGGCGGGAACGAATCTTGTCGTACCCCCGCCCTGGCCTGATCCGGTGACCGGTCCGCTCGCCGCCGAGGTCCGTCGCCTGCGCACCGAGAGCCAACTCACCGTCCGCGAGATCCGGGCCCGCACGGGGCCTGGGCCGCAACCGGGTGTACGCGCTGCTGCGCGGCGTACCGCCGCCGCAGCGGTCGCGCCGCCCGAACGCCAAGGACGAGTTGCGCGCCGAGGCGCTGGCGCTGCGGGCGACGGGGTGCTCGGTGCCGCAGATCGCGCAGCGGTGGGGGTTGAGCCGGTCCACGGCCTACCTGTGGGTGCGGGAGGTGTCACTGGTTCGGGACGGTGAGCAGGAACGGGAACGCCGTAGGGCCCATTCGGAGGTCATGACCGATGGGCATCTGGAGGATCGATGGGATCATGAAGGGAATGGGACATGGCGCGGCCGGTGGGGGGCGCTAGAGTGTAGGGGTTCGGCAAGCAGCTTTTGTCCGTTATAGACCGTCCCGGGTCGTCTAATGGCAGGACGTCAGGTTTTGGTCCTGATTATAGGGGTTCGAATCCTCTCCCGGGAGCTTCCGCTGATAAGCGGCTGATGTCTGGTTAGCATGGCCGCGAGACTGTCCGCCGTTCCGACTGGAGCCACGTCGTGTCCCAGCCCCACCTCCGCACCGTCGTCGTGCTCGCCGCCGGTGAGGGCAAGCGGATGAAGTCGGCGCTGCCCAAGGTGCTGCACCCCCTGCTCGGCCGCACGCTGCTGGGTCACGTGCTCACGGCGGCGGCGCCGTTGACCGCCGACCGCACGGTGGTCGTGGTCGGCCACGGCGCCGACCAGGTCCGCGCGCACCTCGCCGAGATCGCGCCGACCGCGACCCCGGTGCTCCAGGCCGAGCAGCTCGGCACCGGCCACGCGGTGCGGATCGCGCTGGAGGCCGTACCGGAGACCGCCGGCACCGTCGTGGTGATCAACGGTGACGTGCCGCTGCTGCGCGCCGAGACGATGGCCGCGCTGGTGGCCGCCCACGAGGGTGACGGGGCGGCGGCGACGGTGCTCGCCGCCGAGGTGCCCGACCCGACCGGCCTCGGCCGGATCGTGCGGGGTGCCGACGGGCGGCTGGAGCAGATCGTCGAGGAGCGGGACGCCACGCCCGCCCAGCGGGCGCTGCGCGAGATCAACGCGGGCATCTACGCGTTCGACTCGGCGCGGCTGCGCGACGCGTTGGGCAAGCTGTCCACCGACAACGACCAGGGCGAGGAGTACCTGACGGACGTGTTCGGGCTGCTCGGCTCGGCCGGCGAGCCGGTGACGGTGCACGTGGCGCCCGACCACACGGAGACGCTGGGCTGCAACGACCGGGTCGAGCTGGCGGCGCTGCGGCGGCTGCTGCGCGACCGGGTCAACGAGCGCTGGATGCGCACCGGGGTGAGCCTGCTCGACCCCGAGACCACCTGGATCGACGTGACGGTGGCGTTGGACCGCGACGCGGTGGTGGACCAGAACACCCAGCTGCGGGGCGGCACGGTGGTCGGCGGCGGTGCGGTGGTCGGCCCGGACGTGACGCTGATCGACAGCGTGGTCGGCCCCGGGGCCACCGTGCTGCGTAGCCACGCGGTGGGCGCGGAGGTGGGCGCGGGGGCGAGCGTCGGGCCGTACGCGTACCTGCGCCCGGGCGCGCGCCTGGCCGAGAAGTCGAAGGTGGGCACGTTCGTCGAGGTGAAGAACTCGGAGCTGGGGGCGGGCGCGAAGGTGCCGCACCTGTCGTACGTGGGGGACGCGACGATCGGGGCGAGGGCGAACATCGGCGCGGCGACGATCTTCGTCAACTACGACGGGGTGGACAAGCACCGGACGACGGTCGGCGAGGCGGCCTTCATCGGCTGTGACACGAGCCTGATCGCGCCGGTCGAGGTGGGTCCGGGAGCGTACGTGGCGGCGGGCAGCGCGATCGCCCAGGACGTGCCGGCGGGCGCACTGGGGGTGACCCGTGCGCCGCAGCGCAACATCGACGGTTGGGTGGCCCGCAGGCGGGCGGGTACCCGCTCGGCGGAGGCGGCGCAGCGGGCCCGGGAGAGTGCGACGGGCGGGGCCTCTGCCGCAAGGGAAGGTGAGGCAATCCACGACCGCGCCGAGGGGGGCGGACCGGCGTCCGGCGCGGGGCATACTGCATCCGACTAGTTCCCGGGCCACCACCACCGCGCGCCGGGCACCACCGACCAAACGGGAGCAGACGGGCCCATGGGCAGCATCGTCGCCGAAAACCGCAAGAGCCTGATGCTCTTTTCCGGACGTGGCTTTCCGGAGCTGGCCAAGGAGATCGGTGAGGTGCTCGGCGTCGCGCCGACGCCCACCGACGCCTACGAGTTCGCCAACGGTGAGATCTTCGTGCGCTACCGGGATTCGGTGCGTGGTTCGGACGCCTTCGTGGTGCAGTCCATCACGCACGGGGTCAACACCTGGGTCATGGAGACCCTGATCATGATCGACGCGTTGAAGCGTGGTTCGGCGAAGCGGATCACGGTCGTGCTGCCGTTCTACCCGTACTCGCGGCAGGACAAGAAGCACCGGGGCCGGGAGCCGATCTCGGCGCGGCTGGTGGCCGACCTGATGAAGACGGCGGGGGCGAACCGGATCCTGACGGTGGACCTGCACACCGCGCAGATCCAGGGCTTCTTCGACGGCCCGGTGGACCACCTGTTCGCGATGGACATCCTGGCCGAGTACGTGGAGCGCAAGTACGCGGGCCGGCCGATGACGGTGGTCGCGCCGGACTCGGGTCGGGTCAGGGTGGCGGAGCGGTGGACGGACCGCCTGGGTGGTTGCCCGCTGGCGTTCATCCACAAGACCCGGGATCCGTCGAAGCCGAACCAGGTGGTGGCGAACCGGGTGGTGGGTGAGGTCGAGGGGCGGGTGTGCCTGGTCGTCGACGACATGATCGACACCGGTGGCACGATCTGCAAGGCGGCCGACATCCTGCGGGAGGCGGGGGCGGCGGACGTGATCGTGGCGTCCACCCACGCCCTGCTGTCGGATCCGGCGACGGAGCGGTTGAAGAACAGCCCGATCAGCGAGGTCGTGGTGACCAACACGTTGCCGCTGCCGCCGGAGAAGCAGCTCGACAAGATCACGGTGCTGTCGATCGCGCCGCTGCTGGCCCGGGCGATCCGTGAGGTGTTCGACGACGGCTCGGTGACCACCCTCTTCGGTGGCCTGAGCTGAGGTCCGGGGCCGGCCTCCGGGCCGGCCCGGCACCCCTGTCGCGGCAGGGTGTTCACCGATGGTGACGGTGGTAGGGGACTGCCGGGAGGCCCGGAATCCGCTCGGGTAGACTGGTGCGGTTGCCACGGCGAGGGTGCCCTGCGGGCCGCTGAAAAGCACCGTACGGAGACACCGTCATCGACGCGGTGCTCCGGGCAGTCGTTCATGACGCATGAGCCCCCAGCGAGCCCCTCGCCCCAGCACCGCCAGACGACAAGCCGCCGCAGCGAAGCATCAGGAGTTTCCCCGTGTCCGAGGTAAAGATCAGCGCCGAGCCCCGTACCGAGTTCGGCAAGGGTGGTGCCCGCCGTACCCGCCGGGCCGGCATGGTGCCCGCCGTGCTGTACGGCCACGGCGAGAAGCCCCGTCACATCGCGCTTCCGGCGCGGGAGTTCGCCGCCGCGATCCGCAAGGGCGGCGCCAACCAGCTCTTCGCGATCGACGTCAGTGACGGCACCCAGGTGCTGGCCCTGCCGAAGGCGATCCAGCGTGACCCGATCAAGGATTCGTTCGACCACGTCGACCTGCTGCTGGTCCGCCGGGGCGAGAAGGTCACCGTGGAGGTCCCGGTCCACCTCACCGGTGAGGCCGCGAAGGACACGCTGATCGTGCACGACCACGACACCCTGTCGGTGGTCGCCGACGCCACCAAGGTGCCCGACCACCTGGAGGCCTCGATCGAGGGCATGGAGGCCGGCACCCAGGTAACCGCCGGCGACGTGGCGCTGCCGGCCGGTGTGGAGCTGGCCGTCGAGGCGGAGCTGCTGGTCGCCGCGGTGACCGCCGCGCCGACGGCCGAGCAGTTCGAGGCGAGCCTTCCCGAGGCCGAGGAGGCCGCCGAGGAGGCCGAGGTCACCGAGGAGGCGGCGCCCGCCGAGGCTCCGTCCGCCGAGGGCGAGGAGAAGGCCGAGGCCAAGACCGAGGCCTGACCGGTCCGTACGCGTTGCGACAGGCGTCCCCGTCTTCGGGGACGCCTGTCGGCGTACCGGGGGTGGTGGGCGCGTCGCGGCTTCGGTGGTGCGGCGCGTCGCGGTCTGGTGGTGCGCGCGTCGCGGTCCCGGTGGTGCGGCGGGTCGCGTGGCTTCGGTGGTGAGAGCGGAAGGGGCGGACGGTGACGGACGAATCGGGGCCGTGGCTGGTGGTGGGCCTGGGTAACCCGGGTCGGGAGTACGCCGGCAACCGGCACAACGTGGGTTTCATGGTGGCCGACCTGTTGGCGGCTCGTCTCGGTGCGAAGTTCGGCCGGCACCGGCGGGCCGTGGCCGAGGTGGCGGAGGGCCGGCTGGGTTTCGGTGGTCCGAAGCTGGTGCTGGTGAAGCCGTTGACGTACATGAACCTGTCGGGTGGCCCGGTGGCGGGGCTGGCCCAGTTTCACAAGGTGCCGCCGGGCCGGGTGGTGGCCGTGCACGACGAGCTGGACATCGGCTATGGGCAGGTGCGGGTGAAGTGCGGCGGCGGTGAGGGCGGGCACAACGGACTGCGGTCGATGTCGAAGTCGCTGGGCACGAAGGACTATGTGCGGGTGCGGTTCGGGGTGGGTCGTCCGCCGGGGCGGCAGGATCCGGCGGACTACGTACTGTCGGATTTCGGCGCGGCGGAGCGCAAGGAGCTGGAGTTCCTGGTGGACCGGGCCGCCGACGTGGTGGAGTCGGTGGTCGTGCGGGGTGTGGAGCCGACGCAGAACCTGTACCACGGCGGTTGACGGCGGCGCCGGCCCGGGTGCGGGCGGCGTGGGCCGTGGGGCCGGGCGGAAACAGTCGGCCGGTAGTCTGCGGTCCTGGCGGTGACCAGGGTGCGGGTGGGGGCCCGGGGCGGCGCGGGGTTCTGGCGAGGTGACGGGAGCGGGAGTGATGGGCAGTCCTCCGATGATCGACGGCGCGTTCGCCCGGTGGTTGGCCGACCGGGCGGGGCAGGCGCTGCTGGGTCTGCGGGCCGAGATGGGTTTCGCGGATCCGGGGGCGTTGAAGTCGGCCGGCGACAAGGTCTCGCACGACCTGATCCGCACCGAACTGGCCAGGTGGCGGCCGGGGGACGCGGTGCTGTCCGAGGAGGACGAGGGGTCCCGGCTGGCGTGGGCGGCGGACGTGAACGCCGAGGCGGTGTCCCGGCTGGCGGCGGACCGGGTGTGGATCATCGATCCGTTGGACGGTACCCGCGAGTTCAGCGAGGAGGGCCGCGCGGACTGGGCGGTGCACGTGGCGCTGTGGGCGCGGAACGCGGTGTCGCCGCACGGCCTGGTGGCGGGGGCGGTCGGGTTGCCGGCCCAGCACCGGGTGCTGGGCACCGACTATCCGCCGGCGTACCCGCCGATGACGGCGGCGACGGCGGGCGGCGGCCGGACGATCCGGCTGGCGGCGAGTCGGAGCCGGCCGCCGGTGTTCCTCACCGACCTGGCTGAGGACGTGGGCGCGGAGTTGGTGCCGATGGGGTCGGCGGGGGCGAAGATCGCGGCGGTGGTGACCGGCGACGTGGACGCGTACATCCACGCGGGCGGGCAGTACGAGTGGGACTCGGCCGCGCCGGTGGCTGTGGCGACGGCCACCGGGCTGCATGCTTCCCGGATCGATGGTTCTGCGCTGAAATACAACGAGGCGGATCCGCGCCTGCCGGACCTGCTGGTCTGCCGCAAGGATCTCGCCAGTCGGTTGCTTGCAGCGTTGCAGAAGCATTCCGGGTAACCTGACCGCTACTTCTTGGCATACCCGACCGGAAAGGTCTGGAACGGATGAGCGAGCGAATCGAGCCCGTGTCATGACCGCCACCGCCGCGTACCAGGTCTCCCACCTCGACGCTCTGGAGGCGGAGAGCATCTTCGTGATGCGCGAGGTGGTCGCGGAGATGGAGCGGCCCGTGCTGCTCTTCTCCGGCGGCAAGGACTCGATCGTCATGCTCCGGCTGGCGCAGAAGGCTTTCGCGCCGGCCAACGTCCCGTTTCCGGTGATGCACGTCGACACCGGCCACAACTTCCCGGAGGTTCTGGAGTACCGCGACCAGCGGGTGGCCGAGCTGGCCCTGCAACTGGTCGTGGCCAGTGTGCCCGAGGCCCTGGCCAGCGGGCTGGTCCGGGAGTCGGCCGACGGCATGCGCAACCGGATCCAGACCCCGGTGCTGTTGGACGCGGTCGAGAAGCACCGCTTCGACGCGCTGTTCGGCGGTGCCCGGCGTGACGAGGAGAAGGCCCGGGCCAAGGAGCGGGTGTTCAGCTTCCGCGACGAGTTCGGCCAGTGGGATCCGAAGAACCAGCGTCCCGAGTTGTGGTCGCTGTACAACGGCCGACACCACCCCGGCGAGTCGATCCGGGTGTTCCCGCTGTCGAACTGGACCGAGCTGGACATCTGGCACTACATCGCCCGGGAGCGCATCCCGCTGCCGTCGATCTACTACGCGCACGAGCGTGAGGTCGTCGAGCGCGACGGCATGCTCTACGCGGTCAACGAGTTTATCCGCCCCCGCTCCGGCGAGGAGCGGTTCAAGGCACGGGTGCGCTACCGCACGGTCGGCGACGCCTCCTGCAC
Protein-coding regions in this window:
- a CDS encoding 50S ribosomal protein L25/general stress protein Ctc; amino-acid sequence: MSEVKISAEPRTEFGKGGARRTRRAGMVPAVLYGHGEKPRHIALPAREFAAAIRKGGANQLFAIDVSDGTQVLALPKAIQRDPIKDSFDHVDLLLVRRGEKVTVEVPVHLTGEAAKDTLIVHDHDTLSVVADATKVPDHLEASIEGMEAGTQVTAGDVALPAGVELAVEAELLVAAVTAAPTAEQFEASLPEAEEAAEEAEVTEEAAPAEAPSAEGEEKAEAKTEA
- the pth gene encoding aminoacyl-tRNA hydrolase, which codes for MTDESGPWLVVGLGNPGREYAGNRHNVGFMVADLLAARLGAKFGRHRRAVAEVAEGRLGFGGPKLVLVKPLTYMNLSGGPVAGLAQFHKVPPGRVVAVHDELDIGYGQVRVKCGGGEGGHNGLRSMSKSLGTKDYVRVRFGVGRPPGRQDPADYVLSDFGAAERKELEFLVDRAADVVESVVVRGVEPTQNLYHGG
- a CDS encoding ribose-phosphate diphosphokinase → MGSIVAENRKSLMLFSGRGFPELAKEIGEVLGVAPTPTDAYEFANGEIFVRYRDSVRGSDAFVVQSITHGVNTWVMETLIMIDALKRGSAKRITVVLPFYPYSRQDKKHRGREPISARLVADLMKTAGANRILTVDLHTAQIQGFFDGPVDHLFAMDILAEYVERKYAGRPMTVVAPDSGRVRVAERWTDRLGGCPLAFIHKTRDPSKPNQVVANRVVGEVEGRVCLVVDDMIDTGGTICKAADILREAGAADVIVASTHALLSDPATERLKNSPISEVVVTNTLPLPPEKQLDKITVLSIAPLLARAIREVFDDGSVTTLFGGLS
- the glmU gene encoding bifunctional UDP-N-acetylglucosamine diphosphorylase/glucosamine-1-phosphate N-acetyltransferase GlmU → MSQPHLRTVVVLAAGEGKRMKSALPKVLHPLLGRTLLGHVLTAAAPLTADRTVVVVGHGADQVRAHLAEIAPTATPVLQAEQLGTGHAVRIALEAVPETAGTVVVINGDVPLLRAETMAALVAAHEGDGAAATVLAAEVPDPTGLGRIVRGADGRLEQIVEERDATPAQRALREINAGIYAFDSARLRDALGKLSTDNDQGEEYLTDVFGLLGSAGEPVTVHVAPDHTETLGCNDRVELAALRRLLRDRVNERWMRTGVSLLDPETTWIDVTVALDRDAVVDQNTQLRGGTVVGGGAVVGPDVTLIDSVVGPGATVLRSHAVGAEVGAGASVGPYAYLRPGARLAEKSKVGTFVEVKNSELGAGAKVPHLSYVGDATIGARANIGAATIFVNYDGVDKHRTTVGEAAFIGCDTSLIAPVEVGPGAYVAAGSAIAQDVPAGALGVTRAPQRNIDGWVARRRAGTRSAEAAQRARESATGGASAAREGEAIHDRAEGGGPASGAGHTASD
- a CDS encoding inositol monophosphatase family protein, with translation MGSPPMIDGAFARWLADRAGQALLGLRAEMGFADPGALKSAGDKVSHDLIRTELARWRPGDAVLSEEDEGSRLAWAADVNAEAVSRLAADRVWIIDPLDGTREFSEEGRADWAVHVALWARNAVSPHGLVAGAVGLPAQHRVLGTDYPPAYPPMTAATAGGGRTIRLAASRSRPPVFLTDLAEDVGAELVPMGSAGAKIAAVVTGDVDAYIHAGGQYEWDSAAPVAVATATGLHASRIDGSALKYNEADPRLPDLLVCRKDLASRLLAALQKHSG
- a CDS encoding acyl-CoA desaturase is translated as MSSALLDPHSAGPRPLTQGSQSRGILVALWAFVTVPFAALAAAVPVAWGGWLSWTDVGVALFWYVLSGLGVTVGYHRYFTHGSFKAKRWLRVALAACGSLAVQGEIIQWVADHRRHHAFSDLEGDPHSPWRYGASVWGLTRGLFHAHVGWLFGRELSNRQRFAPDLLADRDIRRVDRLFPLLVTVSVLGPAAMGGLLTWSWSGALTALFWAGLVRIALLHHVTWAINSICHVYGERPFAVRQGDRAANFWPLAILSFGESWHNLHHADPTSARHGVLRGQIDISARTIWLFERVGAASDVRWPKPERITAKLVEPPPRG